Genomic segment of Arachis hypogaea cultivar Tifrunner chromosome 16, arahy.Tifrunner.gnm2.J5K5, whole genome shotgun sequence:
AGCCTAGCAAAAAGGAGTAATATCTTATTATCTCATATTGCTTTATTTCTTTCGGCtgaaaaaatatataactaaatCTTACTTGGTATGCATACTCTGCTAATGGAGGATTAGATTTTGAAGCAGGTTAAATATTTAAGTGGTCTCAATTGATTCAGATGAAAATGCAAAATAATAAGAAAGGAGAAATCAAAGATGTGAGAACATAGTGGATTATACAAGTAGACTAGTTTATACTTGGTTTATCTTAGTCTATTAATCAGAAGCTCCAATTCAAAATGTCATGCATGCTTTTAATGATTAGTTGTTGATTCGTTAATTGTTGCAATTGGCAGGCCACTGTGGAGGAAGAAGCTTCTTTGTCTTCTTTACCAGAGAGGAGAGGCGAGattgaagagaagagagggagatacAAAGTGATATGAAGGGAAGAGattgaagagaagagagggagatacAAAGTGATATGAAGGGAAGGGATATGTGAGAAACCCAGCAAATCAaagaacaaataattttttttagtattttttagatttgtttaatttttttggtatgaATGATTATTAAGATTTATGGAGAgacaaataattttattaaatgtgtttttgtttttattttttagattatttaaattttaaaacggtAAAATTAAATGATTAATCTAAAAGGGTAATTTTTGTCTAATATATAAAAAAGggtatttaagttttttttttttttaaattaaataaaaaaatcatttttatttttattaagttataagaatattttaataaaattagtgatatgatatataattttaaaaaaaaaatctgatgctgacatgaaaaataaatttcaaaagtgTTCGAAAGTCTACGTTCATTTGAGTATCTAATCTAATAATGATAAAACAAATGAAtgcatagtttttagcatgtaaCCAAAGTGTTGTGTTGATGCATGCATTTAGGCGTAGTAAGTGTTCCAGATGAACTCAACATAGCTGCCGTGTTGATGTTGAAGTAATTTTGCGAGTTGAGTTCCACACTTCCACGTAGATGATCACATTTCCTACGCATAACGCATGGCATAGCTCGAGCTTGCAATTGGAATGATCAGAAACAAGAACAAGCAACAGTCGACACACGCGCGATGTCACGTGAGTCAGGACCCGCCAAAATTATTAATGgagaaacaataataaaagaagaataataacTGGGTAATCTCTGACTCATCACGTTCTTCTCTAATATCTTTCTTCACGCATATGGTGGTGTTCCTATTCTACTGTCACTTCTCATCTCCAAAACCCTACCCTCTCTCCACCAATGGATTCTCCCACCACCAACAATCACAACCACATCCACACTCACCACCTCAACGGCGCCTCCACCATTTCCCAACCATCCAAGAAGCCTAAGCTCTTATCATCATCCTTCATCACTCCCGCCGAGATTCACGAGGAATTCTCCCACCACGACCCCTCCGTCGCCCGCATCAACAACGGCAGCTTCGGCTGCTGTCCCGCCTCCGTCATCGCCGCCCAGCACCGCTCCCAGCTCCACTACCTCCGCCAGCCCGACAACTTCTACTTCAACGAACTCAAGAAAGGGATCCTCCAATCCCGCACCATTATCAAGGACCTCGTCAACGCCAAACACGTCGATGAGATCTCCATCGTCGACAACGCCACCACCGCCGCCGCCATCGTCCTCCAGCACACCGCTTGGTCCTTCCACGAAGGAACCTTCCAGAAGGGCGACGTTGTCCTCATGCTCCATTACGCTTACGGCGCCGTCAAAAAGTCCATGGAGGCCTACGTCACCCGCGCCGGAGGCCACGTCATCGAGGTACCCCTCCCTTTCCCCGTCGCTTCCAACGAAGAAATCGTTAGAGAGTTTAGAAAAGCATTGGAGAGAGGAAAGAGTGAGGGAAAGAGGATCAGGTTAGCCGTTATAGATCACGTTACTTCGATGCCGTGTGTGGTGATTCCGGTGAAGGAATTGGTTCAGATTTGTAGGGAGGAAGGGGTTGAAAAGGTTTTTATTGATGCTGCACATTCAATTGGGTGTGTTGATGTTGATATGGAAGAGATTGGTGCTGATTTTTATACCAGCAATTTGCATAAGTGGTTCTTTTGCCCTCCTTCCATTGCGTTTTTGTATACAAGGAAAATCCCTAAGGGGGGTTCTGAATTGCACCACCCTGTGGTGTCTCATGAATACGGCAATGGCTTGGCTGTGGAGAGTGCTTGGATTGGGACCAGGGACTATAGTGCCCAATTGGTGGTTCCTGCTGCTTTGGAATTCGTGAATCGGTTCCAAGGGGGAATCGAAGGGATCAAGAAGAGGAACCATGATGCTGTTGTGGAGATGGGGGAAATGCTTGCCCAATCATGGGGGACGCACCTTGGGAGTCCTCCGGATATGTGCGGTAGCATGATCATGGTGGGTTTGCCTACTTCTTTGGGGATTGCTTGTGATGATGATGCTCTTGGGTTAAGGGTGCATTTAAGGGAACAGTTTGGGGTTGAAGTCCCTATATACTATCGGCCGCCGAGAGATGGCGAAGTCGGGTGTGTAACTGGATATGCCCGGATTTCTCATCAAGTCTACAACAAAGTTGATGACTATCACAAGTTCAGGGATGCAGTTAACCAACTTGTCAATAATGGTTTTACCTGTGCTCTCCTTTCAGGCTAAAGAGGTGTGCTCCTCTGCTTTGCTTTAAACAATACATTCATTTTTTGTTAATAAATGGTTGCAAATTTTGAAGTTGCATTGGATGTATAATTCTGATGCTGCTGGCTCATTTAGCAGATGATGAAATCCGCTGAGTCTAACGGTTTTTGAATCACTAATGTttaattttgacagcattgcagCATCAAAGCTGAgctcatgcttccttatagtttATATGTTTGAACGCTGCCTGTTAAGCATTAGAGACATCATAGATTTACATTATTTTCTAGAGAAATGTTAGGGGACcatcagaatttattgtttttggctATCATTTAGCTATCAACTCAATGCCTTTCGTCTAGTTCTTTTAGTCTAGTAATCAAACAACATGTTTTATCCCATACTTTTAAACATTGATAGCTAACTGATGACCCTCTAGCATTCCTCTATTTTTTATCCAGTAATAGGAAATTAACGGCAGTTACTAATTTCTCTCATTAGCCATTGTGTAGGtagattattaaatttgaatACCTTATGAATCTAATCGTGTTACCAAATTTCACTGATGTTTTTCTATGTCAGTCTTCAAAAATGCCATAGATTAACCCTATTTCCTCCCTCTCAAAGTAAAGGAGACAAATTTTGTGTATATATTTAATTTGTAGGGCAACAATCAAACGATTGATCTTTCATTTTCAGaatttttcattatatatatggTTGTTCGGATTGAATATTGAGAATTTACTCTGCAGAATGATTAAATTTACCATAGATAATTTCTGCTGTGTACTTATCTATTGAAACCAGTTCTTAAACAGGAATGCTTGTCTTGGGGAAGCATTACTGAAAAGAGCTACTATTCTATGTTTTTAACTTTTCTTGTGTATAATTAAAGAAAATACCAAGAAGTTCAATTATGACACTGCTGACACACTATATAGAGGAGATTTTAATAAAGAGAGCAGATTCATTTAAAACTGTCTGGAAAAGTTCATGCAATTTATTATGTTTATCTGCATACAACATTTGTCATTCAGATGGGGTTTGTTTGCAAGTTTTTATTTTCAAGGGAAAGGAATGGAAGGTAATGGTTTAGGGTCTAAATCTTATAGATCATTTGATTCTTCAAACCTTCACTTCCTTCCTTTTCACCCGAAAATCATAATACATTCATAACTACTTACATACATACCATTAGGGTTTAGGGGATTTGTTATGATTCTACTTGTTTCTTATTTAGAGCAATATGCTGCTTATTTGCAGTTAGTAAAAGCTTCAAAGTAGTTTTATGACGAATAAAACTGGATGGTTCTGCGGCTGCTCACGAGCTGGATTTGTTGTAATGGTTTCGGTACCATGAACTCCAGGTTGTGTAGAGAAACTGCAGAAAATGTTCATCTTTGCTTTGCTGCATCGTTCCCTGGGGATTAACTTCAATGTTGATGAGGTCATGTATTGATCATTGTAAATATAATCCTGATTCTCAGATGGTTTGATGCTTTTGACCTTCACTATGCCAATTGAAGTTTTAAGTTTAGCTCAATGCCAATTTTTCCACTGTATATCTACCATGCCATGTTCATTTCTCCACCATTGATGAAGCTGTGGGGATTTGATCGTAGGTCATGTTGATCCTAATTTCCTAATCCTTTCACTACAATTGCACCACCATATGCAAATAACAGCAAAGCTAAATTTGACGTAAGTTGCCTGGCCTGATTTATGCTttacttattttaaatatatacattaattataaaactaataatattcaatTTAGTAATTTCGGTACACAttgatttcttttaaaattttattttattgataaaattGCTCTCTTTGTTTATTATTTCTCAAGATTGTCTCTCCTCCTCAATGATAAGGTTATGGTTaagaaaataaattgattaatgTTAGTATTATTCGAGTAATTATTTATGGACAAAATTCTCTATACAAATTACATTTTTTATGGAATACTCGTtaataaaactttaatttttaaaaatgatttttttttcacaatataatatactaaaattgaaaGTTTTTGCTGGGTTTCCTAACAAGGTTATTTCAAttgaaaaattttctatttttgaataAATGTACTATACATgaatagaaaattagaaaatttcaaatttcttttaactTTCCAATAAATACCTTTTATTATTAAAGCTATTAATAAATTCTAGCAAAAATCTCGTTCTAAAAAGTATTCTTGAAATTAATAGTAGtagtaatatttttgaaaatttccttGATTGATGATTCCAAATATGCTGAAGAGATTTGACCCATGGCCCAATGGCGTAACAACCGGATCAAACAAAACAGACCAAGTGGTGAGTAGTggagaaggagagggagagagagaatcaCTAGTGACTAGTGAGCgagtgagggagagagagatccTTTGGAAACCGCCAGAGTCCCATACACCACACCACAGTCCACACTCACTTCAAGCACCTCCTTCTTCCCCCCTTTTCTCTCTGAATTGGTTAATTCCTTTCtgtaaaaccctaaccctaaaatcACAATTCACTCACTCTCTCTGGACATGTACCTCCACGCGCCGGCCACGCCCTCCACCTGCACCAACTGCGGCGTCACCAGCCGTTGGTTCTTCCACTACGTCCACCTCCGCAACACCGAGCGCCACCTCTGCACCTCCTGCGTCCTCCGCCTCCACCCCTCTTCCTTCTGCCCTTCCTGCTTCGAGTTCTTCGACCACCCTCTCTCCACCTCCTCTGCCGCCCCTAACCGCTTCCTCTCCTGCGTCAAGTGCTCCTCCCTCACCCACGTCCGCtgcctcccctcccctcccccatCCGCCTCCACCTTCCTCTGCCCTCCATGCTCCACTCCCTCCCCTTCTTCCTACTCTTTCTTCCAAGTTGACCATTCTGCCCCTCCTCACAATCTTGATACCAAACTTGCTTCCGTCCTCCTCTGCGCCTCCAAGATCGCCAGCTCCTCCCTCAACCGTTACCACTCTTTCGCCCGCGTCAAGGCCGATCGCTCCGTCCGTGAGTCCGCCGCCGCCAGGAAGAAGGCCAAGGACGCCCTCGATCACCTCTCCGCCGTCGAAAACGCCAAGCGGGCCGCCACCGCCGGGGTTTCTGGGTCGAGGAATCTCGGGATTCACAAGGTTACGAACCCTGTGAGTGTGAATGCGAATGGTAATGGGTTATCTGATAACAAGAATGGTTTCGGAGGTAACAATGGGATCGCAACCGCAACTGGAACGAGTGAGGATGTGAAATTGGAGCGTGTACAGAGCAATAACGGTGGTAGATAATTGATTGATTCATGGTGTTGGCTTTGGCTAAACCTAATTGGGTTGAGTTCCATTTGTTAATTAATGAATCAATTGAATATTGAGATGAATTCTGCTAGTTTTTTAACCCAAAATTGGTTATTTTTAGCTGACTATTTTGTAGTTAGAATCTGGATTTTGATCATGTGACAAGTGGGAACATAATTGACTTTGTGTAAAGTTTTCATTCCATGCTTTTGTGATTATGTAATTCTATTGATTTGGAAATTGCCCTTCTGTAATTATGCTATGCTCATTTTCTGATATTTAACATTCTACTCTATTCTTTCGTTCTTCAGAATATATAGTTTTTCTAATTTGTTCTGTTTGATTTTACTAAAAGGAAGCTGGTGAGTTTGTATGATCCTATTTTGCAGCAAATGACAACAAATGAGTAATAAAAAAGAATGCATCTGAGTGGATATACCTtttcataaataaagaaaataacttAGTAGACTTTGTGCACATGACAGGCACAAGGCTACAAACTTTTCTTTTGCCCTCTTAAAAATTGAATCAAAAGAATGTCGAGCGATTACAATGGTTTTTCAACTGAACCACAGTATCAGAGTCTCTCCCTTGTACCACTTCTCACTTTTAAGCGCGTGCTAGGAGTATTTCTGGTCAAAAACAAAGAATGCAACATTTGTTGAAGGTATTATTAACGCTGGTAGCAAACATCGTTCCTCTCCGTGCATATAGTTTTCATCCCACACTTAATTTTATCACACAGTCAACGGGATCATGTCCCTGCATGCTTTGGATTCCTATGAACTGTCCGAAGCATCTAAGCCGCAGGTCTTTTTGGCTTCTCTGTTCATTTCCTTCTCCGAAAATGAGAAATATAGACTGGAGCAAAAGTTGCAGCAGTATGCCAAAATACAGTGTCAGAAACCATGACAAGTCATCCTCCATTATAGCAGCAGTTAATAGTTTTGTCAACCAAGATCAGTGGGATTTGTAGGCTTCTGCAatcaacaaaataagaaaacctCAATTCACAAAACCTGTGTGTATCTacattaacaaaaacaaagaatcTAAAGTCTTATCCCTCTTTGCAGCAAATACATAATATAGAATAACCGAAGTTTAAAGTTGTCTCTAAGATCCGTTTTATTTCACCCCATTATAAGTAAGATAGATGCTTGCACCCAAAACATGGTGTCTATAATGTAAAAAATGGTAAAATGTCctgtaattttagttttatccaGGTTACATGAGTCATTTGATAATGTAAGTCTTACCAAGCATGGCAAATAGATTTGAATGAAGCTGACATCTGAACAGCAGCATCTCTGATTTTAAAATTGTCTTGGCGCTGCAACTCTAGTTGCAGAATACCGAATAGACGACTCTTAATGCATAGCAGCACCAATTATGGAACTAGCATGAAAACTCTCGGTACATGGAATGCTGGTGTTTCATGTCTCTCCAAGCCCTTCTGCAAGTATATTGCTAACAGTATCTTGAGCGGCAGAATTATCAATCGATAATATATCCTGACTCCTCGTTTCTCTAGCATCAGATCCGATCAACAATTTATGAGTGGTAGCATCAGGAAGCCAACCCTTTTCTAACATTAGGTCCAGTAACCTCCGTGCCTCATGTTTCTTACCCTCTTTCCACAGGCCGGTTATCAATAAGCCAAACATTGCCGAATTCAAAATGTCAGATTCGGAAAGAAGCTTATCAATAGCACTGGATATCATACATAACTGGGAATGATTGGCTATGAATGACAGCTGATCAAATAGTTTACCTGGATCAGGTACTATGCCTTCATTTATCATCATATTGAAAAACAACACGCATTTCTTCACTTGATTCTGTTTACTCATGGTATGAATGAGGATGCAATATGTTTCTGCATCAAGATTGCAGCCCGCTACTAACATTTGTGAAAGGACCACCAACAGGTCTTTTGCCTTCCCGGATTTAGACAACTCACGCATGATTGTAGTGTGCGCGTCAATACAGCAAGATGTACCACAGCAAGAAGCCAACTGCCACAGATTTATAGCTTTATTGACCTGGCATTCATCACATAAACATTTTATCAACTTACAGTAGGACGAAGGATGAAGAGAGCATCTGTTCAAGGCCATGTGGTAGAAAACTTCAACAGCCGCTTCAGAATTTTTTATGTCACAGAGGCCTGCAAGTAGTTCAGAATAAGATGTACTATCCAAAAGCCAGCATTTGGCACGAGTTCGACGAAAAAGTCCAAATGCATCTTCATACTTGCCCACTCTGCAGTAGCCAAGTATAAGAGCAGAATATGTTTCGACATCAAGATGAACTCGTAACTTCAACATTTTTCCAAGAAGTTCAATTGCCTTCCCGATGTTTTCCTTTTCACAAAGGCATCTAACGAGGATGCTCCAAGAATGACAATCAGCTATATTCCTCTCAAACATTGAATCAAGCAGGAAATATGCATCCAGAATATTACCGGCATTGCAGCAACCTTCAAGCAATGCATTGTAAGGAGCAGTTTCGAGGACTTGTTTATCTTCTAAAAACATTATAGCCTCACTTACTTTTCCCAACTCACAAAAGCAATTAACCAGATCAACAAAATCATCATCACTGGGTGAGATATCACTTTCTATCATACCATTTATAAGGCATATAGCAGAATCTAAATGGAGATTTCTGCACAAACACCTCACCAGATCCCCATAAATTAATGAATCTGGCTTAACATCAGAAGCTTTCATCATTTCAAATAACCTTACTCCCATCTCTACTTTATTTTCATTGCACAAAAGAGGTATGGAAAAGGAATAGAAACTCATATCAAGCTGATATTTTTGTTCAAAGATTTCCCCCATAACAGAAATAGCCTCATCCACTCGATTTTTCGCAACTAGGCCCTTCACAAGAATTTCAAACGTCTTACTATTTGGACAACATCCTTTATTCCCCATCCTCCTAAATTGATTCAAGGCCAATTCAACCTGATTATTCATGAACAGTGCCTCCAACAAATAATTCAAAGTATGTACCGTTGGTAGGATTCCTGTCTTCACCAACTCcttataaacaaacaaggcattttGAAAATCTCCACTTTCTTCCACTAGGGCTCCCAGCAAAACATTGAAAACTTCTACTGGGGGCTTATATACACCCGAATTCTTCAAGTTCCTAAACACTTCCATAGCTTCATTAATCCTATGATGTTTCACAAAGGTATGAATCAATGCTAGAAG
This window contains:
- the LOC112757987 gene encoding probable L-cysteine desulfhydrase, chloroplastic, whose amino-acid sequence is MDSPTTNNHNHIHTHHLNGASTISQPSKKPKLLSSSFITPAEIHEEFSHHDPSVARINNGSFGCCPASVIAAQHRSQLHYLRQPDNFYFNELKKGILQSRTIIKDLVNAKHVDEISIVDNATTAAAIVLQHTAWSFHEGTFQKGDVVLMLHYAYGAVKKSMEAYVTRAGGHVIEVPLPFPVASNEEIVREFRKALERGKSEGKRIRLAVIDHVTSMPCVVIPVKELVQICREEGVEKVFIDAAHSIGCVDVDMEEIGADFYTSNLHKWFFCPPSIAFLYTRKIPKGGSELHHPVVSHEYGNGLAVESAWIGTRDYSAQLVVPAALEFVNRFQGGIEGIKKRNHDAVVEMGEMLAQSWGTHLGSPPDMCGSMIMVGLPTSLGIACDDDALGLRVHLREQFGVEVPIYYRPPRDGEVGCVTGYARISHQVYNKVDDYHKFRDAVNQLVNNGFTCALLSG
- the LOC112756735 gene encoding uncharacterized protein isoform X1, translating into MALKLQSLAYSTRILRWVSRSASISSTSCPRHVEDLTESIATSNDSSEFHQNINFLRNKLMPDNLIRVLNRTSDLDSAVKTFKWASTQKRFRHSSHTYFGIIWKLGMAGNVQKMGALCQSMLKDWCPDAEEALLALIHTFVKHHRINEAMEVFRNLKNSGVYKPPVEVFNVLLGALVEESGDFQNALFVYKELVKTGILPTVHTLNYLLEALFMNNQVELALNQFRRMGNKGCCPNSKTFEILVKGLVAKNRVDEAISVMGEIFEQKYQLDMSFYSFSIPLLCNENKVEMGVRLFEMMKASDVKPDSLIYGDLVRCLCRNLHLDSAICLINGMIESDISPSDDDFVDLVNCFCELGKVSEAIMFLEDKQVLETAPYNALLEGCCNAGNILDAYFLLDSMFERNIADCHSWSILVRCLCEKENIGKAIELLGKMLKLRVHLDVETYSALILGYCRVGKYEDAFGLFRRTRAKCWLLDSTSYSELLAGLCDIKNSEAAVEVFYHMALNRCSLHPSSYCKLIKCLCDECQVNKAINLWQLASCCGTSCCIDAHTTIMRELSKSGKAKDLLVVLSQMLVAGCNLDAETYCILIHTMSKQNQVKKCVLFFNMMINEGIVPDPGKLFDQLSFIANHSQLCMISSAIDKLLSESDILNSAMFGLLITGLWKEGKKHEARRLLDLMLEKGWLPDATTHKLLIGSDARETRSQDILSIDNSAAQDTVSNILAEGLGET
- the LOC112756735 gene encoding uncharacterized protein isoform X2, giving the protein MALKLQSLAYSTRILRWVSRSASISSTSCPRHVEDLTESIATSNDSSEFHQNINFLRNKLMPDNLIRVLNRTSDLDSAVKTFKWASTQKRFRHSSHTYFGIIWKLGMAGNVQKMGALCQSMLKDWCPDAEEALLALIHTFVKHHRINEAMEVFRNLKNSGVYKPPVEVFNVLLGALVEESGDFQNALFVYKELVKTGILPTVHTLNYLLEALFMNNQVELALNQFRRMGNKGCCPNSKTFEILVKGLVAKNRVDEAISVMGEIFEQKYQLDMSFYSFSIPLLCNENKVEMGVRLFEMMKASDVKPDSLIYGDLVRCLCRNLHLDSAICLINGMIESDISPSDDDFVDLVNCFCELGKVSEAIMFLEDKQVLETAPYNALLEGCCNAGNILDAYFLLDSMFERNIADCHSWSILVRCLCEKENIGKAIELLGKMLKLRVHLDVETYSALILGYCRVGKYEDAFGLFRRTRAKCWLLDSTSYSELLAGLCDIKNSEAAVEVFYHMALNRCSLHPSSYCKLIKCLCDECQVNKAINLWQLASCCGTSCCIDAHTTIMRELSKSGKAKDLLVVLSQMLVAGCNLDAETYCILIHTMSKQNQVKKCVLFFNMMINEGIVPDPEGKKHEARRLLDLMLEKGWLPDATTHKLLIGSDARETRSQDILSIDNSAAQDTVSNILAEGLGET